TGCTTGGAAGGTGCGGTCCTCGGCACAGATCGACAAACTCACCCTGCTTGTAGAAACTCACCTTCTCGTCGGGAATTTCTCTGATGAGTTCTACTTTGTAAACCTGACCTTTATCCTCCATTAACTTGATCGCTTCAGCTTTGGGCAACTCAAATCTCTCAATCTTAAGGTCTTCCTTTATTATCTTTTTCATTTCCTCCTCGATTCGTGGAAGATCCTCCTCGGAGATTTTCGTACCATCGATGTCGAAGTCGTAATAAAAACCGTTTTCAATCGTCGGACCGATTCCCAGCTTAACTTTTTCAGCACCGTAGATTCTCATCACCGCTTGAGCCATTATGTGTGACATCGTGTGTCGGTAAATCTCTGCAGCTTCTGGGTCAGAGAGCTTGATAATCTTTAGCTCGCAGTCATCGTAAAGCGGCCTCTCCAGGTCCCATAACTCACCGTTGACCAACGCACCCACCGCGTTTCTGTAAAGCCCCTCGGATATCTCGCGAGCGATCTGGCCAGGAGTTACTCCAGGTTGGTACTCACGTTGACTACCATCCGGCAATTTTACCTTCATAGTTGCACCTCCGCGGAAATTTATTCACTTTCAAAGATTTTACGGTACGAATAGTAAAAGAGTGCAGCATCAACTATCAGACCGTAGAGCAATGATAACGGTTTGTCAATGTAAAAACGTGGCAAAAATATGGCTATTTGAAACAGAGAAGCTATCCAGGGATAGTAGAAGTAGTCACGGTACAATTCGAAGAAAATCAATCCCAAGGTCAACAACAACCAAAGAAAATCGATTTCACGCAGCGCGTAAGCCTGAAATAGTATCGCAAAAATCGATAAGCGCGTCACCTTTGTCGCTATTTTCGCATTGGAAACGGACTCGAAAAGAAAGTACAGAGGGGAGAGCGAAAAGTAGTCCCTAAAGACGTTGTCAACCATGACTGTGATTGGCACCAAAGCCCAGATAGCGATTTCCATCCGAACACCTCAACATTTCCATCAACATTTCCAGAAAGTAAGGGTGTCAAAGATAATCACAAACCGATCTGGTCTGCGATCTCCTTCATCGCCTCAAGTGATATCGATAGAAATTCTTCGAGAGACAGTCCGAAACTTTCACACGACCTTATCTGCTCCCTGTTCGCCCCCCTGGCAAAGCCCTTCTCCTTGAAACGGTTCATCAAAAATTCGACATTTATTGCCGAAAGCTTCTTTTCTGGCTTGATCAAAGCACCTGCGACGATGAAACCACTCGTTGGATCCACCGCGTAAAGCGCTTTTTCCATCAGAGTCTCCGGTACTTTCTTTTCACAGTGCGCCAAAATAGCGTTCTTTATTTCCGGCCTCACCGAATCACCCAGAATTTCAAGCGTCTTGTAACCGTGCTCCTCCGGCTTGTCTTTGGTGTAATCGTAATCAAGGTCATGAAGCAGTCCAGCCAATCCCCACAGTTCCTCGTCCTCGCCGAAATGTTTGGCCAGTTTTCGCATGATGGCCTCGCAGGCCAGGCAGTGATTCACAAGATTCTTCGTGGAAACGTGTTTTTTTACCAGTGCAAGTGCTTCATCACGTGTCACAGGAACACCTCCAGAACGCTTCTTTAGACTGTTCCATGAAATTATGAAAACCCACCGAATTGTTGTATAATTCCTTAAAAAGGGGTACACCCCCCTCCACCCCACGAAATAGACTGTTCCATGAAATTATGAAAACCCACCGAATTGTTGTATAATTCCTTAAAAAGGGGTACACCCCCCTCCACCCCACGAAAGGAGGTATACCCTATGCCAAGAAAACTCAACCTTCCTCAAAGACCCTCTTGTCCTTACTGCCATCATCCCAAAGTCTACGTCAATTCCCGCTACTTTCGTCGTGCCACGAAAGGAGGTATACCCTATGCCTAGAAAACTCAACCTTCCTCAAAGACCCTCTTGTCCTTACTGCCATCATCCCAAAGTCTACGTCAATTCCCGCTACTTTCGCCGTGCTCCTGACGGCTCCCTTACCCAGGTCTTCAGCTTCATCTGCCAAAGCTGCAAACGCACTTTCTCCTTCCCAAAGGCCTCTCGCTCACCCAACCCTAACAAGCTCTTCAACTTCTCCTACCCCAGGTGCCCTCACTGCAACACTACCATGGAAATCTACAAAATTCGCTCTTCTTTCGTCCGTTTCCGCTGCCGTAAATGCAAGTATAAGTCTAACGTTTACTTACTCAAAAACTCCTCTCCTCAAACCAACATCCTGCCTTTCTCCCCAAACTACCCTCTCTTCATCTGCCTTCTTG
The sequence above is a segment of the Fervidobacterium thailandense genome. Coding sequences within it:
- a CDS encoding HD domain-containing protein — encoded protein: MTRDEALALVKKHVSTKNLVNHCLACEAIMRKLAKHFGEDEELWGLAGLLHDLDYDYTKDKPEEHGYKTLEILGDSVRPEIKNAILAHCEKKVPETLMEKALYAVDPTSGFIVAGALIKPEKKLSAINVEFLMNRFKEKGFARGANREQIRSCESFGLSLEEFLSISLEAMKEIADQIGL